In the genome of Crassaminicella thermophila, the window ATTTGTAGAGTTACTGTAAAAGCAGGAACTGAAGAAAAAAATTTAGAACTTGTAAAATCAGAACTTGTAAAAGGCCTTGAAATGGCAATGGCTTTCTTAGCACAAATGCATAATATTAAAAACCAATAAAGCTTGACTGTTTAAGTTAAGCTTTATTTATTCATAAATTTTATTCATAAATCGCATTTCTACAAAATATTTTTTATCCTTTATAACTATAAAGTGCTTACTATAATCCATTTCAAAATTTACAATGGCAGAATGTATATCTATATTTCTTAATAAATGAATAGTACAAGTATTATGCTCTCCTAACGTACAAAATCTTATTATGATACCTTTTACCATAGAAAATTGCAATCTGGTATCTAAATAATCTATTTCATGATCTAAATATAAATTGAGTGTTCTATCTTCTATAGGAATAAATAGATCTATATCGTACTTATCTTCTCTAACTGTTCTTATTTCAAAATCATGTTCAATACAAAAGTTTCCTTTTTTATATTTCATAATTGTGTATCCTCCTATAGTTTGGAATAAATTACATTTTCAAAACCAAAAGATCTCTGTTAAAATCATATAATGATAATAGCAAAATATTATAATCATAACAATTTATCTATTATTTTAACCCAATTGCTTGATTCTTTAATTGTAATTAACAACCTGTTAGTCATATGATATAATTATTTGTAGCTATATCCAAGTATCTTCTTACTTTTTTCTTTCTATTTTAGGAGGGGATTTACTTTGACAGAGAATAACGAACAAAAAACTAGAAAATCAAAGAAAAAAAAGAAAATAAGTATCATTAGAATACTCATTCTCATTATTTTGCTCGCTGGATTTATTGGAGCTGGTGTAATTGGTGGATGGGCTTTTGCCATAATCAAATCTGCTGAGCCAATAAACCCTAGCAATATGTACTCATTACTTGATGAAAACTCTTTTATTTACGATAGCAAAGGAAAGCTAATAGAAAAAGTGGAAAGTGATGGTTTAAGAACTATTGTTAAATATGATAAAATTCCACAAAACCTAATAAATGCTTTCATTGCCATTGAAGATCAAGATTTTTTCACACATAAAGGAATTAATCCTAAAAGAATTATTAAAGCCTTATGGGAAGATATTAAAGCTGGCGCTCCCGTACAAGGAGCAAGCACAATTACCCAACAGTTAGTAAAAAATCTATATTTAACAAATGAAAAAAGTATTGAAAGAAAAATTAAAGAAGTTTATTATGCCTTTCAGCTTGAACAAAAGCTTACAAAAGAACAGATTCTTGAAGCTTATCTAAATACTGTATATTTAGGTAGTGGAGCTAAAGGTGTACAAGCTGCTGCATATACTTATTTTTCAAAAGATGTTAGTGAATTGGATCTAGCAGAATGTGCACAAATTGCAGGTATTACAAAAAATCCTTCTAAATATTCACCATTAAAAACACTTAAAAAAGAAGATGTTACATCTAACCATTTTATTATTGATGATGATGATGAAACTTATACAATTGTCTATAATGAAAAATCTAAAGCTAGGCAAGAATTAGTATTAAAAATGATGAAAAATGAAAATATGATTACAGAAGAAGAATATAATCTAGCAATAAATGAAGATATAAAAGCTAATTTAAAACCTGGAAAAAAACAAGTTTATGGAATTTCTTCATTTTTTACAGACAAAGTAAAAAGTGATGTAATTGAAGCACTTATGCAGGAATTAGGTAAAACAGAAGAAGAAGCAGAAGATATGCTTTATAACCAAGGACTTAGAATTTACAGTACAATAGATTTAAGAATACAAAAAATATTAGAAAATGCTTATGAAGACAGTAAAAATTTCCCTAATTTAATTGCTAGAAAAAATAGCGCAGGGAATATTTTAAGCAAAAATAGAAGATCTATTTTGTTATATAAATATACAAATCTTGTAAATAATAAAGAACAATTCGTAATTCCTAAAGGAGATTACAAATATGATCAAGTAGGAAATTTGATTCTTTTTAAAGGTAGACGATTAAATTTTACTCCCCTATATGAAAATGGGCAAATTAAGACAATTCAAATTTCAATAAAAGATGCATATAAACAAAATAGTGCTAAAGAAATTTTAATCCATAAGGGTGGAAGTATAAAAATTTCAAGTGAATACAAAAAATATGATTCTAAAAAAAATATAATTATTAGTAAAGAATTCTTAGCTAAAAATCCACAATTTTTCTTAAAAGATACAAATGGCAATCTATTAATTGCTAAAGAAAATTATTCTATTAGTAATACAGGCGTTGTGCAACCTCAATCAGCAATGGTTATAATAGATCAGCATACAGGTGAAATTAAGGCCCTTGTAGGAGGCCGAGAAGTGAAGGGAAGAAGATTATATAATAGAGCGATTAATCCTAGACAACCTGGTTCTTCTATCAAACCTATCGCTGTTTATACACCTGCTATTGATAATGGTTGGACAGCTGCTGATATTATAGATGACGTTCCTCACTACGATCGTAATGGTAAACTCTGGCCTAAAAACTGGTATAGAGATAGATTTTGGGGATTATCTACCCTTCGAGAAGGTGTTCAATGGTCTATGAATGTTATGGCTGTAAAAATTGCCGAACAGATAGGCATTGAATCTTCTATAGATTATCTTAAAAAGATGGGGATTACAACTATAAAAGAAAAAGGACGATACAATGATAAAAACCTTGCAGCTATGGCCCTTGGAGGAATGACACAAGGAATTAGTCCATTAGAAATGACTGCAGCATATGGTTCTTTAGCAAATGATGGTATATATATAAAACCTAAGTCATTCATAAAAGTTACCGATAGAGAAGGAAACATTATATTGGAAAATAAAAGTTATAAAAATCGTGTTGTAAGTCCTGAAGCTGCCTTTATCTTGACAGATATGATGAAAAGCGTTGTTACTGCAGGAACAGGAACATATGCAAAATTAGACAATACAAACTCAAAAATTCCTGTAGCAGGAAAAACTGGTACTACTTCAGATAACTATGATGCTTGGTTTGTTGGTTATACCCCTTACTATGTTGGTGCTGTATGGATTGGAAATGACGTTCATATGGAATTAAGTAGTGGTAGTAAAATGAGTGCAAAGCTTTGGAGTACAGTTATGAAAAAAGTCCATGAAGGACTACCACCTAAAAACTTTATAAAACCTGAAAATGTAATTTCTGTTTTAATAGATACAGAATCTGGAAAACTCCCTACAGACCTTAGCAAACGTGACCCTAGAGGTACTGTACGATATGAATATTTTATTAAAGGTACAGAACCAAAAGAATTTGATGATGTTCACGTTGAATTGGAAATAGATACAAGTACAAATAAGCTTGCTACACCAAACTGTCCTCCAACATTAGTAGAAAAGCGTGTATTCATAAAAAGGCCTATACCATATGATCCAGCACAAAATAATGGGATAGTTCCTAAAGATTATATTTATGAAGCACCTACTGAATATTGTGATATTCATAAAGATAATGGAAATATAATAGAATTTCCTTCTATTCCTCAAAATAATCCTTTTGAGAATGAAGATGCTTCACTAGAAAATGAAACTATTACAGAAGATCCTACAGATGTTGAAGATATAAATTAAATGAAAAGAAGGCTTAAAAAGAGCCTTCTTTTTATTCTGGTGTTTCATCCTTAGGAGGTGAAGAATCTTTATCTATTGTTCTTAAAAAACCAGGTCGATATCTTATTTCTGGTATAGGTTTACGGAATAATACAGTTGCTAATCCTCTTTTATCAAAAGGAATTAACGGCCATAAATAACTTACTCCCCCTAATGATTTTGTTGTAAGCAAAATAATAAATACAAATATTATTGATGCAAAAAATCCTATTGTTTTAAATAGTCCAGTAGATATTAGTAAAATCAACCTAAAAATTCTTATAGCCATAGAAAATTCAATACTTGGTGTAGCAAACATACCTATACCTGCAATAGCCATATAAAGTACTGTCTCTGGAATAAACCATCCAACTTTAACAGCAAACTCACTAAGTACTAAGCCACCTATTATACCTAAAGATGTAGTTAATGCATTCGGTGTATGTATGGATGCAATTCTTAAAATATCAATTCCTAATTCTAAAATAATAAACTGTATAAATAAAGGAATTTTCCCAATCTCTTTTGGTCCAATAAATTTCAACCAACTAGGAAGAATTCCTTTATAGTGTACTAAAAGTAGCCATAATGGTGGTAAAATAAAAGATAGAAACATAGCAACTAACCTTATCCATCTCATATAAGTTCCTACTGCTGGATTTTGATAATAATCCTCTGCATGTTGTGTAAAGTGAAATATCGTTACAGGTAAAATCATTACACTAGGCGTTGTATCTACGATTACAATAATATGCCCTTCAAACAAATGTGCTGCCGCCACATCTGCTCTCTCTGTATATCTTGCTTGTGGCAATGGATTCCAATTTCTCCCTAGAATAAACTCTTCTAAACTCTTTTCAGCCATTTCTAAAGAATCGGTATCGATTTGATCTAATTTATCTTTTATATCCTGTACTAGTTTAGGATTTGCAATATCTTCTATATATCCTACTACAACATCCGTTTGAGATCTCCTCCCTACTGTTTTTATCTCAAATCTCAATTTTGGATCTCTCACTCTTCTTCTTATCAGTGCTGTATTAAAAACAATTGTTTCTGTTAATCCATCTCTTGCTCCTCTTGTTACTCTTTCTAGATCTGGCTCTTCTGGCCCTCTTGCAGGATACGTTCTTACATCAAGTATAAGTGCTTCTTCTTCTCCATCTATTAAAATAGCCAACGCACCTGATAATACCATTAATTTTATTTTGTCAATTTCCTTTGTTGTCTCAACCTCTAAATATGGAATTTTGTTTTCCATAAGCTTATGAATAATATCTCTTCTAAAATCTTTTGGATCTATATTTTGAAGAATCTGCATTACAAATAACATAATGTCATCTTTTGCAAAACCATCAATAAACAGCAAAGAAGCATTCTTATTTGCTACTTTAATTTCTCTATTTACAACATCAAAACTTTTAGATATGCCTAATTCTTCATCTAGAATTTTTAGATTTTCTTCTAGTTTCTTTTTTATTTCCATTAAAATACCCTCTCCTACTTAATATTTCCTCCATAGCTTTTGTAATAATAGGGGCCCCTATTTCACAGTCATCTTTTCCTTCCATTTTTCCTATATCTCCAATTCCTATGACTAATGGAACATTACATTTATCAATAATATCTACTGTATCTCCATACAACACTTTTCCTTTTTTTGGTAACCCCTCTTTGTCTACTGAATTATTAATAATTTCACCATCACAAGTTATTGAAAAATCTACCTTAGTTCCTGCTACCCCTGGCGTATTTGACGCTACAGCAATTACTCCCAAAACATCTATATCAGGATGATTCACGATTTCATATAAGGCTAATTCTCCAGCTCCCGTATGTGATGACCCTTTGTCATCTACCATCACTACAACAGGATCATGTTTTGCACTTTTAATTAGCTCTACAATTTCTATTCCACTCATAGGTGTAGGGTTCCCTCCAGAACGGGATATGCATCTTCCACCAATATTTGTCACTGCCCTTTGAACCGCTCTTTGTGCTACAGAATCACCATCTGTAACCAAAATTACCCTTCTCTTCTTAGTCATATTTACGTTCCTTTCTAAAGTAATTACTTTTTAGATTTTGGATTAAAAATAAGTGCCATTATATAGCCAAAAACTACTGCTGCAGCAACCCCACCTGCACCAGCCTCTACTCCGCCTGTAAAGGCTCCTAATATGCCGCTAGACTTTGTTGCTTTTATTGCTCCTTTTGCCAAAGAATATCCAAATCCTAATATAGGAACAGTAGCACCAGCTCCTCCAAATTCTACAATAGGCTCATATATGCCCAAAGCTGTCAATATTACTCCTAATGTAACAAATAAAACAAGTACATGCGCAGGTGTTAACCTTGTTCCATCCATTAGGAGCTGTCCAATAACACAAATAATCCCTCCAACAATAAATGCACGAATATAATCCATATAAAGCCTCCTAATCATTCACATATTTGTTATTGTCACAGCATGTGCAATCCCTGGTATGGATTGTCCTTGTTGACTGCTTGTAGTTGATAATAATGCACCTGTTGATACAAGTAAAACCCTATTTAAATTCTTTTTAATCATTTCTTTATATATATATCCACAAAATACAGAAGCAGAGCATCCACAACCACTTCCTCCTGCATGTGTATCTTGTGCTTGATTATCAAATATTAATAATCCACAATCATTATATACTTTTGCTATATTATATCCTCTATCAAATACCATTTCTTCAGTAATTTCTTTTCCTATAGCCCCTAAATCTCCTGTTACAATCAAATCATAATGCTCAGGTCTAAATCCTGTATCTTTAAAATGAGTAACGATTGTATCTACTGCCGCTGGTGCCATAGCAGCTCCCATATTGTTTGGATCCTTTATGCCTAAATCTATAACTTTTCCAGTAGTTACATAAGTAATTTTAGGTCCTTGTCCATAAGCTGATAATATAGCAGCGCCTGAACCAGTCACAGTCCACTGAGAGGTTAAAGGCCTTTGATTTCCATGCTCTAATGGAAATCTATACTGTCTTTCAGCTGAACTAAAGTGACTAGATGTAACAGCAACTAAATAATCTGCATATCCACCATCTATTAGCATTGCTCCTAGGCTTAATGATTCAGTCATAGTAGAACACGCACCATATAGTCCAAAAAATGGTATCCCTAAGTCACGAGCAGCAAATGAAGTAGACATCAATTGATTTAGTAAATCACCTGAAAGCATGTATTCCATGTCAGTAATATTTTTATCTGCTTTATATATTGCCTTCTTCACTGACTCTCTTAGCATCTTACTTTCTGCTAATTCCCAGCTATTTTCTCCATATAAATCATCTTCTAAAATAGTATCAAAATAATCTTTTAAAGGTCCTTCACCTTCTTTTGGCCCTACTGTTGCTGATGTAGCAATAATATATGGAGGATTTTTAAATTTTACGGTTTGCTTTCCTAATTTTTTTATTGCCAAAAGTATCAGCCTCCCTATTTACCAAGAAAAAAATATATTAAACCTACGATAACAGAACTTGTAAAACCATAAACCAACACTGGTCCTGCAAGAATAAACATTTTTGCCCCAATTCCAAATATATATCCTTCTCTTTTAAACTCCATAGCTGGAGCTACAATGGAGTTTGCAAAACCTGTAATAGGGATTATGGAACCTCCTCCTGCTCTCTTTCCTAATTTATCATAAATACCTAATCCGGTTAAGAAAGCTCCTATAAAAATTAAAATAATTGCATTAGCTGTAGCTGCTTCATCTTGATTAAGACCCATATTTTTTAAAGTATTGATTATAAACTGGCCAAACATGCAAATTATACCGCCAACAAAAAATGCCCATACTGAATTTTTTAAATACTTTGGTTTCGGACTCTTTTGTTTCACATATTGACTGTATTTGTATTTTTTATTTAAGCTTTCCTTTTTTTTATTTTCCATATACTTCTTCCTTTCATTATTTTTTAATTTGATCTAAAATTGCTTTTACATCTCCATTTAATATGCTTTCTTCAATACAAATACTTTCAATTAATTGTCTTTTTTCTTTGTCTTCTAATTTATCTAATAACATAAAGTTTGGTTGAATACAGTTATGATATTTTTTTTTCATTCTTTTTATTCCTTTCTATTTATTTACAAAAATCCAATAGATTAAAGATCCAGTAATTTTTCCTCCTGCTATTGCAATCAGTATATACTTCACATAATCATTTAATTGAAAACGATTAACAATAACTGGAATAACATTTGTTACCTCTGTTAATGCTGAAGCTAGTAATCCAATAAAAGTACCCATTAAAAATCCTATACATATAATCATTATTTTTCCTACGTATATATTAAATCCTAAAAAAGCTACTAATGATAATATTGTAGTCGTCATGACAATTGTAATCTCATATACTCTTATATATGATTCTGTGTTTGTAAGCTGAGCAAGTCTAGGAACAATATCTAATATTGTTAAAAAAGCGATCATAGCAGTTCCTACGCTGAATCCTTCAGCAAGTCCAGCAAAAGCAGCAAAAAATTTCAGCAGCATATCCCTTCACCTGCAATCTTTACTCTTTTTCCTTTGTGTTCTTCTGGTTTTTTAAAATATATTCATCCATGCTTTTTCTGTATGAAGCCATTTCTACTTCCATTGGGCTTGGCTCATTTCTAAACTTTTTCGGCAATATATGATTAAAAAACACTGCCATACCTAGACCAATTCCTAATGAATAGGGAATTTGAAGAATCAGAGGTCTGTTTTCTTCTATTCCAGTAATCATTTTATAAATTTTTTTATGAGCTTGATCCATATTTACATCTGCATGAAAATTCATAAGGGCTAGACCAGATCCAACAAAAAGAACTACACACACACTTATTAGTTTGAATAATAACCACAGTTTACTTTCTTTTTTTCTTTTATAAATAATTTTTACTAAGGTTTCAGCTTCTCCTATAGGGAAAATTTTTATATTAGGATACTTATATGAGATTTTTTCCATAATCGTTAAAATAGAAACCACAATATGTTCTTTAGTATCCTTAGGAATTTCTAAAACTTCTATATTCAAAATCTCCATTTTTATAGTATCATCAGCTAATATAACAGCCACATCTCTAACAAAAACTTTACTCCCTGGTATAGCATTATAGCCATCTTTCATTTGTATATAAATATCTTTTGATGAAATCATCTCTTCACACCCTTATATTCTGAAGAGTTGAAGAATACTTAAAAACCAACTTTGCTTTTGTATATTTACTTGTTTTAGGTCTATTGGTATATAAAAAAAAGGAAGTACAAACAATCATTAAAAGAACGATAATCAAAAAAAATGACTTATTTTTATTTAACAGCATACAATCACCTCTTAAAAATCTTTACTTTTATTATTCTCCATTTCCTTAACGAAAATTCTTTAAATTTCAAGCATAAACTTTTGCAAACAAAAAAGACATGACTTTTACCATGTCTTCTCTAATAATTCTTTCATTTGTCTTAATATCTTTTTTTCTATTCGTGAAACCTGAACTTGAGAAATTCCTAGCATTTGTGCAATTTCCGTTTGGGTTTTGTCTTTAAAATATCTTAATATAATAATCGTTCTTTCTCTTGCTTTTAGCTTTGAAAGAATTTCTATCAACGCAATCCTATCAAGTACTTCCCCTTCATCTTCTGTATTAGTTTCACTAATTTTGTCAATTAAATGAACAGGAGAGCCATCATCTTGATGTATCACATCATACAAATAATCTGGTTGAATATTTGAATCTAGTGCCATTACAATCTCTTCTTTTGGTATATCTAATTTATCAGACAATTCCTGCAGTGTAGGTTCTCTTCCATACTTTTTGATTAAGGATTCTTTCATACTTTTTACCCGTGCTGCGGTTTGTTTTAAAGAACGACTTACTTTTATCATTCCATCATCTCGTAAAAACCTTTTAATTTCGCCTATAATCATTGGAACTGCATAAGTTGAAAATCTTACATCATAGCTAAAGTCAAATTTTTCTATCGCTTTTACTAATCCAATACATCCTAGCTGATATAAATCTTCTTTATCATATCCTCTATTAATAAACCTTTTTAAAACACTTCTTACCAATCCTAAATTATGTCCTACCAAAATATTTTTAGCTTCTATATCCCCCTCTTGTGCTTTTTTTATAAGCTCTATAGTCTCTTCATGCTCAAGTAATTTGTTTTGTTCCTCAGATAATGCATTCATTCCCATAGCATCTACCCCTTAATCTTCATAGCGTCCAAATCTTTTTACCATCCTTATCTTTGTACCACTATCCTTTTGTGACTCAATTTCTAATTCATCCATAAAAGTTTCCATTACTGTAAATCCCATTCCAGATCTTTCTAACTCTGGCTTTGAAGTATATAAAGGTTGTCTTGCCATTTCTATATCTTCAATACCTTTTCCCTCATCTTCAACAACAATTTCTATTGTATGATCATTTATACTACACTCAATTCGTACAATACCCTCTCGACCATCATAACCATGAATAATTGCATTTGTAACAGCCTCTGATACAGCAGTTTTTACATCAGCTAATTCTTCTATAGTTGGATCTAACTGTGAGGCAAAAGAAGCTACTACAATTCTAGCAAAAGCCTCGTTTTGTGATTTGCTCATAAACTCTAATTTCATATGATTTTTGTTTGTCAATATCCTCACCCCTTATAATCTTTCTAATGCCTCTTTTTTATTCTCAAATTTCTTAACAATATTAAATAATCCTGACATTTTAAAAATTCTTTCCACTCGATTGTTCATATTAATTACTGCAGCTTGTCCTCCTAATTTCTGTACCTTTTTATATCTTCCTATTACAACACCAATACCAGAACTATCCATAAAATGCATATCCTCTAAGTCAAAAATAATATTTTTAACATTATTATTATCGATTTCTTTATCTATTTCATCTCTAATCTCTTCTGCTGTATGATGATCTAATTCACCATTTAGCTTAATAACTAAGTTGTTATAAATTGTTTCAAAGTGAATGCGCATACAACCCCTCCTCAAGCTTATTTATGTTTATTAAGTATTCTTTAATCTATTCCTTTTTTCCTTTGATGAAAATTGACTAGTTTTGTAATATATCTGAATTTTTTATTTGAGAAAAAATATAGTGACGATTAAAATAATAATCGTCACTATTAAAGAAATCTACTATAATTTTTTACTCTTCTACAGATACTTCAATTACTTCCATTCCTTTTACAGCTTCTTCAATTAATTTTTCAACATCTAAATTACTTTCAGATTGAAGTATTTTATCAAGCCTTGGTTTTGTAACAGGTCTCTTAGGTAAAAATACTGTACAACAGTCTTCATATGGCAAAATAGAAGTTTCATAAGTATTTATTTTTTTTGCAATATCCATAATATCAACTTTATCTAAAGCAATAAGGGGTCTAAATACAGGAATATTTACTGCATTATTTGTTACCGTAAGACCCTGAATTGTCTGACTTGCTACTTGTCCTATGCTTTCCCCTGTAACCAATGCATTACACTGCCTTTTAATAGCAATTCTTTCTGCTATTTTCATCATAAATCTTCTCGATAAAATTGTCATTTCTTCTTCTGGACACTTTTCATTTATTTCCTTTTGTATAGGCAATAGATTAACACAATGCAAGCGTATATTTCCACAATATTTTGCTAATATTCTTGCTAAATCAACTACCTTTTCCTTCGCTCTTTCACTTGTAAAAGGATAGCTATGATAATGAACTGCCTCTATTTCCATACCTCTTTTAGCC includes:
- a CDS encoding penicillin-binding protein 1A, with amino-acid sequence MTENNEQKTRKSKKKKKISIIRILILIILLAGFIGAGVIGGWAFAIIKSAEPINPSNMYSLLDENSFIYDSKGKLIEKVESDGLRTIVKYDKIPQNLINAFIAIEDQDFFTHKGINPKRIIKALWEDIKAGAPVQGASTITQQLVKNLYLTNEKSIERKIKEVYYAFQLEQKLTKEQILEAYLNTVYLGSGAKGVQAAAYTYFSKDVSELDLAECAQIAGITKNPSKYSPLKTLKKEDVTSNHFIIDDDDETYTIVYNEKSKARQELVLKMMKNENMITEEEYNLAINEDIKANLKPGKKQVYGISSFFTDKVKSDVIEALMQELGKTEEEAEDMLYNQGLRIYSTIDLRIQKILENAYEDSKNFPNLIARKNSAGNILSKNRRSILLYKYTNLVNNKEQFVIPKGDYKYDQVGNLILFKGRRLNFTPLYENGQIKTIQISIKDAYKQNSAKEILIHKGGSIKISSEYKKYDSKKNIIISKEFLAKNPQFFLKDTNGNLLIAKENYSISNTGVVQPQSAMVIIDQHTGEIKALVGGREVKGRRLYNRAINPRQPGSSIKPIAVYTPAIDNGWTAADIIDDVPHYDRNGKLWPKNWYRDRFWGLSTLREGVQWSMNVMAVKIAEQIGIESSIDYLKKMGITTIKEKGRYNDKNLAAMALGGMTQGISPLEMTAAYGSLANDGIYIKPKSFIKVTDREGNIILENKSYKNRVVSPEAAFILTDMMKSVVTAGTGTYAKLDNTNSKIPVAGKTGTTSDNYDAWFVGYTPYYVGAVWIGNDVHMELSSGSKMSAKLWSTVMKKVHEGLPPKNFIKPENVISVLIDTESGKLPTDLSKRDPRGTVRYEYFIKGTEPKEFDDVHVELEIDTSTNKLATPNCPPTLVEKRVFIKRPIPYDPAQNNGIVPKDYIYEAPTEYCDIHKDNGNIIEFPSIPQNNPFENEDASLENETITEDPTDVEDIN
- a CDS encoding spore germination protein, with amino-acid sequence MEIKKKLEENLKILDEELGISKSFDVVNREIKVANKNASLLFIDGFAKDDIMLFVMQILQNIDPKDFRRDIIHKLMENKIPYLEVETTKEIDKIKLMVLSGALAILIDGEEEALILDVRTYPARGPEEPDLERVTRGARDGLTETIVFNTALIRRRVRDPKLRFEIKTVGRRSQTDVVVGYIEDIANPKLVQDIKDKLDQIDTDSLEMAEKSLEEFILGRNWNPLPQARYTERADVAAAHLFEGHIIVIVDTTPSVMILPVTIFHFTQHAEDYYQNPAVGTYMRWIRLVAMFLSFILPPLWLLLVHYKGILPSWLKFIGPKEIGKIPLFIQFIILELGIDILRIASIHTPNALTTSLGIIGGLVLSEFAVKVGWFIPETVLYMAIAGIGMFATPSIEFSMAIRIFRLILLISTGLFKTIGFFASIIFVFIILLTTKSLGGVSYLWPLIPFDKRGLATVLFRKPIPEIRYRPGFLRTIDKDSSPPKDETPE
- a CDS encoding stage V sporulation protein AE translates to MTKKRRVILVTDGDSVAQRAVQRAVTNIGGRCISRSGGNPTPMSGIEIVELIKSAKHDPVVVMVDDKGSSHTGAGELALYEIVNHPDIDVLGVIAVASNTPGVAGTKVDFSITCDGEIINNSVDKEGLPKKGKVLYGDTVDIIDKCNVPLVIGIGDIGKMEGKDDCEIGAPIITKAMEEILSRRGYFNGNKKETRRKSKNSR
- the spoVAE gene encoding stage V sporulation protein AE, giving the protein MDYIRAFIVGGIICVIGQLLMDGTRLTPAHVLVLFVTLGVILTALGIYEPIVEFGGAGATVPILGFGYSLAKGAIKATKSSGILGAFTGGVEAGAGGVAAAVVFGYIMALIFNPKSKK
- the spoVAD gene encoding stage V sporulation protein AD — translated: MAIKKLGKQTVKFKNPPYIIATSATVGPKEGEGPLKDYFDTILEDDLYGENSWELAESKMLRESVKKAIYKADKNITDMEYMLSGDLLNQLMSTSFAARDLGIPFFGLYGACSTMTESLSLGAMLIDGGYADYLVAVTSSHFSSAERQYRFPLEHGNQRPLTSQWTVTGSGAAILSAYGQGPKITYVTTGKVIDLGIKDPNNMGAAMAPAAVDTIVTHFKDTGFRPEHYDLIVTGDLGAIGKEITEEMVFDRGYNIAKVYNDCGLLIFDNQAQDTHAGGSGCGCSASVFCGYIYKEMIKKNLNRVLLVSTGALLSTTSSQQGQSIPGIAHAVTITNM
- the spoVAC gene encoding stage V sporulation protein AC; translation: MENKKKESLNKKYKYSQYVKQKSPKPKYLKNSVWAFFVGGIICMFGQFIINTLKNMGLNQDEAATANAIILIFIGAFLTGLGIYDKLGKRAGGGSIIPITGFANSIVAPAMEFKREGYIFGIGAKMFILAGPVLVYGFTSSVIVGLIYFFLGK
- a CDS encoding stage V sporulation protein AB, whose product is MLLKFFAAFAGLAEGFSVGTAMIAFLTILDIVPRLAQLTNTESYIRVYEITIVMTTTILSLVAFLGFNIYVGKIMIICIGFLMGTFIGLLASALTEVTNVIPVIVNRFQLNDYVKYILIAIAGGKITGSLIYWIFVNK
- a CDS encoding stage V sporulation protein AA, which codes for MISSKDIYIQMKDGYNAIPGSKVFVRDVAVILADDTIKMEILNIEVLEIPKDTKEHIVVSILTIMEKISYKYPNIKIFPIGEAETLVKIIYKRKKESKLWLLFKLISVCVVLFVGSGLALMNFHADVNMDQAHKKIYKMITGIEENRPLILQIPYSLGIGLGMAVFFNHILPKKFRNEPSPMEVEMASYRKSMDEYILKNQKNTKEKE
- the sigF gene encoding RNA polymerase sporulation sigma factor SigF; its protein translation is MNALSEEQNKLLEHEETIELIKKAQEGDIEAKNILVGHNLGLVRSVLKRFINRGYDKEDLYQLGCIGLVKAIEKFDFSYDVRFSTYAVPMIIGEIKRFLRDDGMIKVSRSLKQTAARVKSMKESLIKKYGREPTLQELSDKLDIPKEEIVMALDSNIQPDYLYDVIHQDDGSPVHLIDKISETNTEDEGEVLDRIALIEILSKLKARERTIIILRYFKDKTQTEIAQMLGISQVQVSRIEKKILRQMKELLEKTW
- the spoIIAB gene encoding anti-sigma F factor; this translates as MKLEFMSKSQNEAFARIVVASFASQLDPTIEELADVKTAVSEAVTNAIIHGYDGREGIVRIECSINDHTIEIVVEDEGKGIEDIEMARQPLYTSKPELERSGMGFTVMETFMDELEIESQKDSGTKIRMVKRFGRYED
- the spoIIAA gene encoding anti-sigma F factor antagonist — translated: MRIHFETIYNNLVIKLNGELDHHTAEEIRDEIDKEIDNNNVKNIIFDLEDMHFMDSSGIGVVIGRYKKVQKLGGQAAVINMNNRVERIFKMSGLFNIVKKFENKKEALERL